One genomic segment of Hemibagrus wyckioides isolate EC202008001 linkage group LG08, SWU_Hwy_1.0, whole genome shotgun sequence includes these proteins:
- the ap1ar gene encoding AP-1 complex-associated regulatory protein isoform X2, which yields MGNCWTQCTGVFRREANRIQRGGGSKYFRSGTTGEHYTIEFENLVESDEGESSQSCARPISEEEIGHLKEQHYAAIADKQTLIDEKLNAEQLAQKKSEAEGSSSHLKHKPSGGDFEAYLQNVKAQSEAFRSSRLSSETNLVTPNTESSWDFTCRTRSTNDDATSLDLEWEDEEGMNRTGAAWERSKTEEDILRAALGPAGKALGSGPASASEDSNALEWENDFVSAHAEDSSEQCDEEFEGFVNPVLDTPSEGEPNSDQQDR from the exons ATGGGGAACTGCTGGACTCAGTGCACTGGGGTATTCAGGAGAGAGGCGAACAGGATCCAGAGAGGAGGAGG GTCTAAGTACTTCAGAAGTGGCACAACTGGAGAGCACTATACAATAGAG tTTGAGAACCTTGTAGAAAGCGATGAG GGTGAGAGTTCCCAGAGTTGTGCCAG GCCCATCAGTGAGGAGGAGATTGGCCATCTGAAGGAACAGCATTATGCTGCTATTGCCGATAAGCAGACACTGATCGATGAGAAGCTGAATGCAGAG CAGCTTGCACAGAAGAAAAGCGAGGCAGAGGGCAGCAGCTCACATCTCAAACA caaGCCATCGGGAGGAGACTTCGAAGCATACCTGCAGAATGTGAAGGCTCAGTCAGAGGCATTCCGCAGTAGCC GACTGTCCTCAGAGACAAATCTGGTGACTCCTAACACAGAGAGCAGCTGGGATTTCACCTGCAGGACTCGCTCCACTAATGATGATGCCACCTCGCTTGACCTCGAGTGGGAGGATGAGGAGG GTATGAATCGGACGGGTGCTGCGTGGGAGCGCTCTAAGACAGAGGAGGACATCCTGCGAGCTGCACTCGGTCCTGCTGGTAAAGCGCTGGGCAGTGGGCCAGCCTCTGCTTCTGAGGACTCCAACGCTCTGGAATGGGAGAATGACTTTGTCAGTGCACATGCTGAAGACAGTAGTGAGCAATGTGACGAGGAGTTCGAGGGATTTGTTAACCCAGTACTGGACACTCCATCTGAGGGAGAGCCTAATTCTGACCAGCAGGACAGATAA
- the ap1ar gene encoding AP-1 complex-associated regulatory protein isoform X1 — MGNCWTQCTGVFRREANRIQRGGGSKYFRSGTTGEHYTIEFENLVESDEGESSQSCARPISEEEIGHLKEQHYAAIADKQTLIDEKLNAELVAQEEKLRLEEEAIVAAQREAARLARERKLKEQLAQKKSEAEGSSSHLKHKPSGGDFEAYLQNVKAQSEAFRSSRLSSETNLVTPNTESSWDFTCRTRSTNDDATSLDLEWEDEEGMNRTGAAWERSKTEEDILRAALGPAGKALGSGPASASEDSNALEWENDFVSAHAEDSSEQCDEEFEGFVNPVLDTPSEGEPNSDQQDR; from the exons ATGGGGAACTGCTGGACTCAGTGCACTGGGGTATTCAGGAGAGAGGCGAACAGGATCCAGAGAGGAGGAGG GTCTAAGTACTTCAGAAGTGGCACAACTGGAGAGCACTATACAATAGAG tTTGAGAACCTTGTAGAAAGCGATGAG GGTGAGAGTTCCCAGAGTTGTGCCAG GCCCATCAGTGAGGAGGAGATTGGCCATCTGAAGGAACAGCATTATGCTGCTATTGCCGATAAGCAGACACTGATCGATGAGAAGCTGAATGCAGAG TTAGTGGCACAAGAGGAGAAGTTAAGGCTAGAAGAGGAGGCTATAGTCGCAGCTCAGCGCGAGGCTGCGAGGCTCGCAAGGGAGCGAAAACTAAAGGAG CAGCTTGCACAGAAGAAAAGCGAGGCAGAGGGCAGCAGCTCACATCTCAAACA caaGCCATCGGGAGGAGACTTCGAAGCATACCTGCAGAATGTGAAGGCTCAGTCAGAGGCATTCCGCAGTAGCC GACTGTCCTCAGAGACAAATCTGGTGACTCCTAACACAGAGAGCAGCTGGGATTTCACCTGCAGGACTCGCTCCACTAATGATGATGCCACCTCGCTTGACCTCGAGTGGGAGGATGAGGAGG GTATGAATCGGACGGGTGCTGCGTGGGAGCGCTCTAAGACAGAGGAGGACATCCTGCGAGCTGCACTCGGTCCTGCTGGTAAAGCGCTGGGCAGTGGGCCAGCCTCTGCTTCTGAGGACTCCAACGCTCTGGAATGGGAGAATGACTTTGTCAGTGCACATGCTGAAGACAGTAGTGAGCAATGTGACGAGGAGTTCGAGGGATTTGTTAACCCAGTACTGGACACTCCATCTGAGGGAGAGCCTAATTCTGACCAGCAGGACAGATAA